The following proteins come from a genomic window of Maribacter sp. HTCC2170:
- a CDS encoding head GIN domain-containing protein has protein sequence MKKILFLLVAISSLTVSAQRMIDKEVGDFNKIKVFDLIEVNLIKSDENRITIKGDNVFDIKVVNDNGTLKLRMQLDKRFRGEDTFIEVFYKHLDVIDGNEGAKIVCNELIKQDHLEIRSQEGAQIKAGLDVVDLEVRAVTGGIVEASGLAENQWVVLNTGGVFEGRELKTSNTDIKITAAGEAEVFASEKVDINVKAGGDVYVYGNPKDVNKKTLAGGRVYIKD, from the coding sequence ATGAAAAAAATACTTTTCCTTTTAGTGGCCATAAGTTCACTTACTGTTTCTGCCCAAAGAATGATAGATAAAGAAGTGGGTGATTTCAATAAAATCAAGGTCTTTGATCTTATTGAAGTGAACCTTATAAAATCAGATGAAAACAGAATTACCATTAAAGGTGATAATGTCTTTGATATAAAAGTTGTGAATGACAACGGTACTTTGAAATTAAGAATGCAGTTGGACAAAAGGTTTAGAGGTGAGGACACTTTCATTGAGGTCTTTTATAAACATTTAGATGTTATTGATGGGAATGAAGGAGCTAAAATCGTTTGTAATGAATTGATAAAACAAGACCATTTGGAAATACGCTCACAAGAAGGTGCCCAAATAAAAGCAGGGTTAGATGTTGTTGATTTGGAAGTTAGGGCGGTAACGGGTGGAATTGTTGAAGCTTCAGGCTTGGCCGAAAACCAATGGGTGGTATTAAATACTGGTGGTGTATTCGAAGGTAGAGAACTCAAGACTTCCAATACTGATATAAAGATAACTGCGGCAGGTGAAGCTGAAGTTTTTGCATCAGAAAAAGTGGATATAAATGTAAAGGCTGGGGGAGATGTTTATGTATATGGGAATCCCAAAGATGTAAATAAAAAGACCCTGGCTGGTGGCAGGGTCTATATTAAAGACTAA
- the dtd gene encoding D-aminoacyl-tRNA deacylase: MRIIIQRVSKARVTVDDKVVSSIGLGYLILLGVENEDGQEDIDWLSRKILNLRIFNDENGVMNKSLLDVGGDVIVVSQFTLHASTKKGNRPSYIKAAKPDIAIPLYKKFVGQIQKDLGKNVGTGIFGADMKVELLNDGPVTISIDSKNRE; this comes from the coding sequence ATGAGGATTATTATTCAAAGGGTTTCAAAGGCTAGAGTGACTGTTGACGATAAAGTGGTATCAAGTATAGGTTTGGGTTACTTGATACTATTGGGGGTTGAAAATGAAGATGGTCAAGAAGATATTGATTGGCTTTCAAGAAAGATATTGAATCTTAGGATTTTCAATGATGAAAATGGTGTTATGAACAAATCATTATTGGACGTTGGCGGTGATGTCATTGTTGTTAGTCAGTTTACGTTGCACGCATCTACCAAAAAAGGCAATAGACCTTCATATATTAAAGCTGCAAAACCAGATATTGCAATACCGCTTTATAAGAAGTTTGTAGGGCAAATTCAAAAGGATCTGGGTAAGAATGTAGGAACAGGTATTTTTGGTGCTGACATGAAAGTAGAGTTGTTGAATGATGGTCCGGTTACTATAAGTATTGATTCAAAAAACAGGGAATAA
- a CDS encoding bifunctional 3-deoxy-7-phosphoheptulonate synthase/chorismate mutase type II — translation MENSKKMRTWLDDLGLDHPLVIAGPCSAETEEQVLKIAHELKDTDVNYYRAGIWKPRTRPGNFEGVGALGLKWLQKVKEETGLKTATEVANKAHVELALEHDIDLLWIGARSTVSPFIVQEIADALEGTEKTVLIKNPVNPDLSLWLGAVERLYSANIKNLGVIHRGFSTYEKSKYRNIPEWQLAIELQTKFPDLPIINDPSHITGNRNMIFDVSQTALDLNFDGLIIETHHDPENAWSDAAQQVTPKTLVQIMKDLRIRKESDEEAEYMGKLDNLRAQIDILDNQLIETLGKRMKVSDGIGKLKKEKNVAVLQSNRWNQILGAMILEGESKGLSEEFVLKMFKSIHQESINHQEKIMQS, via the coding sequence ATGGAGAATTCAAAAAAAATGAGAACATGGTTAGATGATTTAGGATTAGATCATCCGTTGGTTATTGCGGGCCCATGTAGTGCTGAAACAGAAGAACAGGTCTTGAAAATTGCACATGAACTTAAAGATACAGATGTTAACTATTATCGTGCCGGTATTTGGAAACCAAGAACCCGTCCAGGTAATTTTGAAGGTGTTGGGGCTTTAGGCCTTAAATGGTTACAAAAGGTTAAGGAGGAGACAGGATTGAAAACGGCAACAGAAGTTGCTAACAAAGCACATGTTGAATTGGCATTGGAGCATGACATTGATTTATTGTGGATTGGAGCTAGGTCAACTGTTAGCCCATTTATTGTTCAGGAAATTGCTGATGCTTTAGAGGGTACCGAGAAGACTGTTTTGATTAAAAACCCTGTAAATCCTGATTTGTCTTTATGGTTGGGAGCTGTTGAAAGGTTATACAGCGCAAATATCAAAAACTTAGGTGTTATACACAGGGGGTTCTCTACATATGAAAAGTCAAAGTATAGAAATATACCGGAGTGGCAATTGGCTATTGAATTACAGACCAAATTCCCTGATTTGCCAATTATCAATGATCCATCTCATATTACTGGAAACAGAAATATGATTTTTGATGTATCCCAAACTGCGTTGGACCTTAATTTTGATGGGTTGATCATAGAGACTCATCATGACCCAGAAAATGCTTGGAGTGATGCGGCCCAACAGGTAACACCTAAAACATTGGTTCAGATTATGAAAGATCTACGTATAAGAAAAGAGTCTGATGAAGAAGCTGAATACATGGGTAAATTAGATAACCTTAGGGCACAGATAGATATTTTGGACAATCAATTAATCGAGACCTTAGGAAAGAGAATGAAGGTATCAGATGGAATAGGAAAACTCAAAAAAGAAAAGAATGTGGCAGTTCTTCAGAGTAATCGTTGGAACCAGATTCTAGGTGCGATGATACTGGAAGGGGAGTCAAAAGGATTGAGCGAAGAGTTTGTGCTTAAAATGTTCAAGTCAATTCACCAAGAATCAATCAATCATCAAGAGAAGATCATGCAATCTTAG
- a CDS encoding 3-phosphoshikimate 1-carboxyvinyltransferase — protein MKLNLSGPASDFLNSSVQITGSKSESNRSLLLQALYPNISIENLSNSDDAEVMQKGLAISNGEVDIHHAGTAMRFLTGYFASQPDKEVVLTGSQRMTERPVKVLVDALKNLGADIEYVNNEGYPPIKIKGKKIQKHQVSLPANISSQYISSLLLIAPSLENGLELNLVGEITSVPYIKMTLGLLNQIGVETSFSDNIIKVLPKNNVGRTELVVESDWSSASYFYSIVALSKVGSEIKLGSYKRDSLQGDSVLANIYESFGVDTTFVNNEIVLTKTQDCSLDLIECDLANAPDIAQTIAVTCLGLGIGCELRGLHTLKIKETDRLVAMHDELTKFGADVVVTNETLTLKKSNSIKSGVSVDTYNDHRMAMAFGPLALKTSFNINDAEVVSKSYPDFWKDLETLGFKLRKL, from the coding sequence TTGAAATTAAACCTATCTGGTCCAGCCAGTGATTTTTTAAATTCCTCTGTGCAAATTACCGGCTCAAAAAGTGAATCTAACCGTTCATTATTGTTACAAGCCCTTTATCCAAACATATCTATAGAAAATTTATCTAATTCTGATGACGCTGAGGTCATGCAGAAAGGTCTTGCTATTTCAAATGGGGAAGTAGATATTCATCATGCAGGTACGGCAATGCGTTTTTTAACAGGGTATTTTGCCTCCCAACCGGATAAAGAAGTGGTTTTGACGGGTTCTCAAAGAATGACAGAGAGACCAGTGAAAGTATTGGTCGATGCTTTAAAAAATTTGGGTGCCGATATTGAATATGTAAATAACGAAGGCTATCCCCCAATTAAGATAAAAGGAAAAAAAATCCAAAAACATCAGGTTAGTTTGCCTGCGAATATAAGTAGTCAATACATCTCATCTTTATTGCTGATTGCCCCTAGCTTGGAAAATGGTTTAGAGCTCAATTTAGTAGGTGAGATAACTTCCGTCCCATATATAAAGATGACATTGGGGCTATTAAACCAAATAGGAGTTGAGACCTCTTTTAGTGATAATATTATCAAAGTTTTGCCAAAAAATAATGTTGGGAGAACAGAATTGGTCGTAGAATCTGATTGGAGTTCTGCTTCATATTTCTATAGTATTGTTGCCTTGAGTAAAGTTGGTTCAGAAATTAAATTGGGCTCCTATAAACGAGACAGTTTACAGGGAGATAGTGTACTAGCTAATATTTATGAAAGCTTTGGTGTAGATACCACATTTGTCAATAACGAAATAGTATTAACGAAGACTCAGGATTGTTCACTTGATTTAATTGAGTGCGATTTGGCCAATGCCCCCGATATTGCCCAGACCATTGCGGTTACCTGTCTTGGATTGGGAATAGGCTGTGAACTAAGAGGCTTACATACCCTTAAGATTAAGGAAACAGATAGGTTGGTGGCAATGCACGATGAACTTACAAAGTTCGGTGCAGATGTTGTGGTGACAAATGAGACCTTGACTTTAAAAAAATCAAATAGTATTAAATCAGGCGTTTCGGTTGATACGTATAATGACCATAGAATGGCCATGGCCTTTGGTCCTTTAGCTTTAAAAACTTCGTTCAATATTAATGATGCCGAGGTAGTTTCCAAATCATATCCCGATTTTTGGAAAGACCTTGAGACCCTTGGTTTTAAGCTTCGGAAATTATAA
- the rsgA gene encoding ribosome small subunit-dependent GTPase A codes for MVGTVYKSTGSWYTVKTNSGTFYKCRIKGKFRIKGIKSTNPVAVGDIVKFDVEKIGDETIGIITEITDRKNYIVRKSVKLSKQNHIIASNLDQVFLLITLKNPKTYTIFIDRFLATAEAYDIPAILLFNKIDSYDEEELLEVKYLAALYREIGYTCIGISAKTGKNVDKVKNLMIGKTSMFSGNSGVGKSTLINVLEPELNIKTTEISEQHLQGQHTTTFAEMFDLSFDARIIDTPGIRGFGIFDMEKDEIGDYFPEFFKLKADCKFNNCLHLDEPKCAVKAALESNEVTWSRYKSYAQMVSGDDETYRIDNFENNQ; via the coding sequence ATGGTTGGCACGGTTTATAAATCTACTGGTAGTTGGTATACCGTAAAAACCAATAGTGGAACTTTTTATAAGTGTAGGATAAAGGGCAAATTTCGTATTAAGGGAATCAAAAGCACCAATCCGGTTGCAGTAGGTGATATTGTCAAATTTGATGTTGAAAAAATTGGTGATGAAACCATTGGTATTATTACTGAGATAACCGATAGAAAAAACTATATAGTTAGAAAATCAGTAAAACTATCAAAGCAAAACCACATTATTGCCTCAAACTTAGATCAAGTATTTTTGCTCATAACACTTAAAAACCCAAAGACATATACCATTTTTATAGATAGATTTTTGGCAACTGCCGAAGCCTATGATATTCCTGCAATTTTACTTTTTAACAAGATTGATTCTTATGATGAGGAAGAACTACTTGAGGTGAAGTATTTGGCGGCTTTGTATCGTGAAATTGGTTACACCTGTATTGGTATTTCTGCAAAAACTGGAAAAAATGTTGATAAGGTTAAAAATCTAATGATAGGTAAAACCAGTATGTTTTCTGGTAATTCAGGCGTGGGTAAATCTACATTGATAAATGTTTTGGAGCCTGAACTGAATATTAAGACCACTGAGATATCTGAACAACACCTGCAGGGCCAACATACGACTACTTTTGCTGAAATGTTCGATTTAAGTTTTGATGCCAGGATTATTGATACTCCTGGTATTCGTGGTTTTGGGATTTTTGATATGGAAAAAGATGAAATCGGGGATTATTTTCCAGAATTTTTTAAACTTAAAGCTGATTGCAAATTCAATAACTGCCTTCATTTAGATGAGCCAAAATGTGCGGTTAAGGCAGCCCTGGAAAGTAATGAAGTCACGTGGTCCAGATATAAGAGCTATGCGCAAATGGTTTCTGGTGATGACGAGACTTATCGAATTGATAATTTTGAGAATAATCAATAG
- a CDS encoding prephenate dehydratase, with protein sequence MSLKIAIQGIKGSNHHQVTKEYFDKDIDLVECMSFHGLVDCLVDSTADKGVMAIENSIAGSIIPNYALIDDKKLHIIGEHYLNIHHNLMALEGQSINEITEVRSHPMALLQCREFLKTNPHIKMVEDVDTAETAKQIHDKQLKGIAAIAPSVAADLYDLEIIAPGIQTIKNNSTRFIIVKTKNKEWPKSEINKASLRFVTDHKRGSLATVLNVMSDCSLNLTKIQSLPIIETPWKYAFFVDVTFDEYDNFAKAKSLLEIMSENFRVLGEYKNARI encoded by the coding sequence ATGAGTTTAAAAATAGCCATACAGGGAATAAAAGGTTCAAACCATCATCAAGTAACAAAGGAATATTTTGATAAGGATATTGATTTGGTTGAATGTATGTCTTTTCATGGTTTGGTAGATTGTTTGGTTGATTCAACAGCGGATAAAGGGGTAATGGCAATAGAGAACTCCATTGCAGGTTCAATTATTCCTAATTACGCATTGATAGACGATAAGAAATTACATATTATTGGGGAGCATTATTTGAACATACATCACAATTTAATGGCCCTCGAAGGGCAGTCTATAAATGAAATCACAGAAGTAAGGTCGCACCCTATGGCGCTTTTGCAATGTCGGGAGTTTTTGAAGACAAACCCTCATATAAAAATGGTTGAGGACGTGGATACGGCAGAAACTGCGAAACAAATCCACGATAAACAATTAAAGGGAATTGCAGCAATCGCTCCAAGTGTGGCTGCCGACCTATATGATTTGGAGATTATCGCTCCTGGAATACAGACGATTAAAAACAATTCAACTAGGTTCATCATAGTAAAGACCAAGAATAAGGAATGGCCTAAAAGTGAGATCAACAAAGCGTCTTTACGTTTTGTTACTGACCACAAAAGGGGAAGTTTGGCAACTGTGTTGAATGTGATGAGTGATTGTAGCCTCAATTTGACCAAGATCCAGTCGTTACCGATTATTGAAACCCCTTGGAAATACGCCTTTTTTGTCGATGTTACTTTTGATGAATATGATAATTTTGCCAAGGCCAAATCACTTTTGGAAATAATGTCAGAGAATTTCAGGGTTTTGGGAGAGTATAAAAATGCGAGAATATGA
- a CDS encoding pyridoxal phosphate-dependent aminotransferase, whose amino-acid sequence MIQTAERLRTVEEYYFSKKLREVRGLITEGKPIINMGIGSPDLAPSEEVITSIQQSITEAGAHQYQSYQGLPQLRKAISDFYKDKFDVVADENAEILPLMGSKEGIMHISMAFLNEGDEVLIPNPGYPTYTSVTKLVGGVPRLYNLTEESGWFPNLDDLQKQDLNKVKIMWVSYPHMPTGATATKDQLLSLVQFAKKNNILLVNDNPYSFVLSKNPISILSIEGAKEVTLELNSLSKTFNMAGWRVGMVLGNKAHINAILKVKSNMDSGMFYGIQKGAVAALKSGEDWFSSLDQLYTKRREAMFALVDKLNCSYDKNAVGMFVWAKLPKGSVSSEEFVDSVLYDKNIFIAPGTIFGSNGEGYIRFSLCVKLEKIKEALERF is encoded by the coding sequence ATGATTCAGACAGCCGAAAGATTAAGGACAGTTGAAGAATATTACTTCTCAAAAAAGTTGAGGGAAGTTCGTGGACTAATTACTGAAGGAAAACCAATAATAAATATGGGTATCGGTAGCCCAGATTTGGCGCCGTCGGAGGAGGTGATTACTTCTATTCAACAATCAATAACAGAAGCAGGGGCACATCAATACCAAAGTTATCAAGGTTTACCTCAATTACGTAAGGCCATTTCGGATTTTTATAAAGATAAATTCGATGTGGTTGCGGATGAAAATGCAGAGATTTTGCCTTTAATGGGATCAAAAGAGGGGATTATGCATATTAGTATGGCCTTTTTAAATGAAGGCGATGAAGTATTAATTCCGAATCCAGGATACCCTACCTATACTTCAGTTACAAAACTGGTTGGGGGAGTTCCAAGACTGTATAATCTTACAGAGGAATCTGGTTGGTTTCCCAATTTGGATGATTTACAAAAGCAAGATTTAAACAAGGTTAAAATCATGTGGGTTAGTTACCCGCATATGCCAACAGGAGCTACTGCTACTAAGGACCAATTATTGAGTTTAGTTCAGTTCGCTAAGAAGAACAACATCCTTTTGGTAAATGACAACCCTTACAGTTTTGTCTTAAGTAAAAACCCCATTAGTATTTTAAGTATTGAAGGAGCAAAAGAGGTGACTTTAGAGCTTAATTCCTTAAGTAAAACCTTTAATATGGCAGGCTGGCGTGTTGGTATGGTACTTGGGAATAAAGCACACATCAACGCTATTTTGAAGGTGAAAAGCAATATGGACTCGGGCATGTTCTATGGTATTCAGAAAGGAGCTGTTGCTGCATTGAAAAGTGGAGAAGACTGGTTTAGTTCATTGGACCAACTTTATACCAAACGCAGGGAAGCGATGTTTGCATTGGTTGATAAACTCAATTGCTCTTATGATAAAAATGCGGTGGGGATGTTTGTTTGGGCGAAATTACCCAAAGGATCCGTTTCCTCAGAGGAGTTTGTAGATAGCGTTTTATACGATAAAAATATTTTCATTGCTCCAGGCACAATATTTGGAAGCAACGGAGAAGGGTATATTCGATTTTCGCTCTGCGTGAAATTGGAAAAAATAAAAGAAGCATTAGAAAGGTTTTAA
- a CDS encoding prephenate dehydrogenase, whose translation MNVFIIGIGLIGGSMAKDIKRLNPNTKIYGVDSSATHLDEAINLDIIDYKSSYNDLNLADIVIVSIPVDAMVIELPKILEEVNDDCVVVDAGSTKAILCKSLENHPKRRNFLASHPIAGTEFSGPSAAIDGLYQGKTNIICEVEKTAFKLQERALELFQQMGMRIRYMNPEAHDKHIAYVSHLSHISSFMLGKTVIEKEKNERDIFDMAGSGFESTVRLAKSSPAMWTPIFEQNKENVVETLEEYIQNLEDFRQLLLKDDFEGIYKEMNNTNRIKEILRGIPLNK comes from the coding sequence ATGAATGTATTTATAATCGGTATCGGATTAATTGGCGGTTCAATGGCCAAAGACATAAAAAGGCTTAACCCTAATACCAAGATTTATGGTGTGGATTCGAGTGCGACCCATTTAGATGAAGCTATTAACTTGGATATAATAGATTACAAGTCAAGCTACAATGATTTGAATTTGGCAGATATTGTAATTGTTAGTATACCGGTCGATGCAATGGTAATTGAACTTCCAAAAATACTGGAAGAAGTCAATGATGATTGTGTTGTGGTAGATGCTGGTTCAACAAAAGCTATCCTTTGTAAAAGTTTGGAAAATCACCCGAAAAGGAGAAATTTTTTGGCAAGTCATCCAATAGCAGGAACAGAATTTTCAGGCCCATCAGCAGCAATAGATGGTTTGTACCAGGGAAAAACCAATATCATCTGCGAGGTTGAAAAAACGGCATTCAAACTTCAAGAAAGAGCATTAGAGTTATTCCAGCAAATGGGCATGCGAATTAGGTATATGAACCCAGAGGCTCATGACAAGCATATCGCCTATGTATCGCATTTATCACATATAAGTTCATTTATGTTGGGAAAGACCGTAATTGAAAAAGAGAAAAATGAGCGCGATATTTTTGACATGGCAGGGTCGGGATTTGAAAGTACGGTACGTTTAGCAAAAAGTTCACCAGCCATGTGGACACCGATTTTTGAACAGAACAAGGAAAATGTAGTAGAGACTTTAGAGGAATATATTCAAAACCTCGAAGACTTTAGACAGCTTTTACTGAAAGATGATTTTGAGGGGATTTACAAAGAAATGAACAATACAAATAGAATAAAGGAAATTTTAAGAGGAATACCACTAAACAAATAA
- a CDS encoding nucleotide pyrophosphohydrolase, with translation MGIQKTQQEVDNWIKEHGVRYFNELTNMAQLTEEVGEVARIIARRYGEQSEKESDKGKDLGEELADVLFVVLCLANQTGIDLEEAFNKKMGLKAKRDHDRHQNNEKLK, from the coding sequence ATGGGAATACAAAAAACGCAGCAGGAGGTAGATAATTGGATCAAAGAACATGGCGTTCGCTATTTTAATGAATTGACCAATATGGCCCAGCTAACTGAAGAGGTTGGTGAAGTGGCCCGTATTATTGCTCGAAGATATGGTGAGCAGAGTGAAAAAGAATCGGACAAAGGCAAAGATCTTGGAGAAGAACTTGCCGATGTACTTTTTGTGGTTCTTTGTCTGGCCAATCAAACAGGAATTGATTTAGAGGAAGCTTTTAATAAGAAAATGGGTCTTAAAGCTAAACGGGACCATGATAGGCACCAAAACAATGAGAAGCTCAAATAA